The Paenibacillus sp. FSL W8-0426 region CCTCGAACGTGCCCATGCCTCCCGGAAGTGCAATGAAGCCGTCCGACAGTTCGGCCATCGTCGCTTTCCGTTCGTGCATCGTCCCTACTTCAACGAGCTCGGTCAATCCGCTATGTACGATTTCACCGCGAAACAGACCTGTCGGCATGACGCCGATGACTTCTCCGCCTTGTTCCAGCACGGCATTCGCGACGGCTCCCATCAAACCCATTCGTGATCCGCCATAAACAAGCGCATACCCCCTGCTTGCGATCAATTTGCCCAATTGCACGGCCTGCTCGGTATATTCCGGTTGTCTACCAGGGTTGGACCCTGCAAATACGCATATACGCTTCACGGATGTCACTCCTTCTCTTCTCCATTGTTTTAGTATACAACTTTATTGTCATTCCCATGTTATCTCCGTTCGGCTTTTCCTGGCAAAAAAATACCCGACCGTTTGCAGCCGGCCGGGCTTTCAGTCTTTGCACATCATTTAGAAGGGGTTGTTACATTTAATATAAAGGCCGAAGATTAAATCCATATGATCTTTACATGAAATACATATTAAATTTCTAACACGCCAAGTGATGCCATTTAGCGGATGCCCCGCCTTGAACGTACAACGAAAAGATGCTTGTCCTTGCGAAGCTTCCGTCCATCGGCAATGACGACCTGGTCCTCGTCATGGCGAAGGATCGTTGTCGAGTAGGCGACGATTTTGGCGCGATGCCAGATCATGACCCGTGATTTGAAATAAATGGCATTGTCGAACTGCAATGCCTTTTTCATCACATAGCCGACTTTATGCAAGTCGGAACGGGCTTTTTTCAAAGGAAGGCTTTCTTCGGGCAGCGGCCTGATCATGGCGATGTTATCGAACGATACCTTGATTCGCTTGGGTCCAATTCGAACACACTCCGCTTCTTCATCCCATTCCACCAGCGTTCCTTTCAGTGGCTCGCGTATGCCGGATGCGCGATATACTGCTACCTTCCGTCCCTCCCAATGCCGCAATGCCCTCACCTCTCTGTCGTTCTATATTTGCGGTATGCTCCAGTCGATCGGCGCGACGCCATGGGAGCTTAAGAACTCATTTGCCTTGGAGAACGGCCTGCTCCCGAAAAAGCCGCGGTGGGCGGCAAGCGGGCTAGGATGTGCGGATTGCAGCACCAAATGCCGGTCACGGTTGATGAAAGCTCCTTTTTTTTGGGCATGACTGCCCCACAGCATGAATACCATAGGCTCTGAACGCTCGTTCAAGGCACGGATTACCGCATCCGTGAAACGCTGCCATCCAAGACCTTGGTGGGAGTTGGGTTGACCTTCACGCACCGTAAGCACCGCATTGAGCAGTAATACGCCTTGCTCCGCCCAGTGCACCAAATACCCATGCTTCGGAATGGGCAAGCCGAGATCGGCGTGAAGTTCTTTGTAAATGTTCTGCAAAGACGGCGGGATGCGCACATCCGGCATGACCGAAAAGCTTAATCCGTGAGCCTGACCCGCCCCATGATACGGATCCTGGCCAATAATGACCGCTTTGACCTTATGGTACGGGGTCAGTTTTAGCGCGGAAAACAGGTTTTCCTTGGATGGGTAAACGGTCTGTGTCTTATACTCCGCCGCAAGCGCGTAACGAATATCGTTGAAATAGTCCGCCTCAATCTCTTGTTGAAGCACCGTATCCCAATCGTTTCCAAACATTGCATGGACTCCTTTCCTTGATGAATGCATATCCGTGCAGTCCACACCGGGTCCTGCTGCCTGCGCAGCCGTTTGTTTGATCCAACGGCACATAAACTATCCACCATTTTAACATAATGGAAGACAGCTAGCCAGAAAGAAGGATACAGCATCGGATTGTTGACATATGCATCGTGTATTCCCCCCGAAAAATCAATGGAAAAAGGGATTCCCCGAAGCGAAATAAATCCACCCCGAGAAATCCCTTGACTTGATCCGTCCTTTAGCTCCACCGTGCAAAAGCCTGCTGAAGCTTAATATCGTATCAGATCCAGCGTTTCATCAAATAACCCGCGCTGTTCTTCAATTTTATTCTCATTGCCGATGACACAGCGATACTGGTCTGCCAGGATCGCCGATACGAGCGGCGCAAAACCGACGATGTCGCTTTCCGTTGTTCCCAGCACTTCGTTGCGTTCCTGCTGAAGATCTTCTTCCGTCACGTTGGACAAATAACACTCCAGGGAGAACACACCTTCGCCATGAGGTGTACGCGGCGTATCCAGCTCCTGAATAGCACCGATAATGTACCGCGTCATCTCGCGCTCATCCGCCTTGAACTGCTGCAAGTATTGCGGCATTTTCTCATACACCTTGAACGTTTTCTCCAGATTGGGATCACGATAGGAGGCCATGTAACTGTCGCCATTCCGCCTGAACCCCGTCATGCAGCCGTAAGCGCCGCCTTTGGCCCTGATATTCGTCCAGAGATAATCCAGGGAAAGAATGCCCTGCAGCACGCGCAGCGATCCGGTGTACCGATACCCTTTTGCGATGAAATTGCCCGTCTGCACCACATACTGCACCTCCGAAGGAGACTTGAACCCCTCCTTATGATTCACCGGCTTGAACGGCGCATCTTCCTTGGGCACATCATGGGTGAACAGTTTTCCTTTCAGTTGGGACACGCGCTGCTCCAGTCCGGCATAACCTTCGTCATCCGCCGTATAGCTCACGAGCAGGTTTTCCGGCCTGAAAATAATGCCGGTCAGTTCCCTGAAACGGTCGGCAAGCTCCTCTTTCCGTTCCTCGTAATGGGCCTGAACCTCCTCCAGCCACTGATAGAAAGAAATGCCGCCCACGGCTTCCCGGAACGAGGCTACCGCAGAGTGTTTGGCCGAGGATCTGCCCATGGCGGCGGAATGGCCGCTGTTGATCAAGCTGCGCTGCAGCTGGCCCTTCAACTGGGAGATGATTTCGTACAGACGTTTGGAATCATCGAACTTGGAGGTCAGAATGATTTCCTCGATCATGTCAAAGGCAAATCCCAATTTGCTGTACAGCACCTTTGCGCTGAATTCAAAGTTTGCCTTATAGGCGTTAAACTGCTTCGCATCGGCGCTCGCGCTTACATTGGCCGAAATGCCGCCGGAATGAATATGGATTTCGTTAGACAGATCGCTAAACGTGTGGTTCGCCGTATTGACGTAACCAAGCACGCTTTTCAGCAGGCCGACGTAGGGCAGGAGACGTTCCGGCACCGATTTGACGTCAAACAACAGTTTCAGGTATCCGATCCCGTTGGTGTACAAATTATGGTGAACGATCGTAGTGCCGTCTGCCTGTTTCAGCGTCTGATGCAGGACAGAGGCTTTCGGTTCAATATCCTCGATCGACAACGTCGGGATCGCTTGCTGCTGTTCTTTCGTCGACGGTGCATTCTGGTAGTCTGCGAGCGCCTGTGTCCGCTGTACCAGCTCTTGAACTTCCGTCTCGCTCAGTCCGGCCTGCAGCGCCTTCAGCTTCGCCTTGAGCGCTTCCTCCTTGCGCAAATTTAACCCTTTGTCGGGTGTCACCGCAACGAAAGAAACATGCGTATTGTCCAGCAAATAGCGCTGAATCAGTTGTTCAAAGTATCCTTCCTTCATCTTTGTTCTCAGTGCGTCATACACCTCATTGGCTTCAAGGTACATGAACGGCGCCTGATCATCGTACAACCAGCTCTGCAATGTCTGGAGACCGTAGATGAGTCCTTTCGGCATTCTGCCGAAATCGGCCTCGCGATGGTTGAACTCATAGGAATTGATTCCCGCGAGCAGTGCCTTTGGATCGATCCCGTCCCGCACAACGCGTTCAAGCACCTCGCGCACCGTATCGAGGAACACCTGTTTGCTCTCCAGATTACTCTTTTTGAGTCCAATCGTCAGCACAGGCTGGTACAAGCTGTCATCGTATGAACCGTATACATCCTTCGCGATGCCCTTGTCCAGAAGGCCCTGCTTGAGAACAGCGCCTGGCGCGTTAAGGAGTGCGTACAACAAAATTTCGAGCGAAATGTTCAATTCTTTGTCCAACGTCGTTCCAATGACCGCATTGTACGTCAGGAAGCTGTTGTCGGTTTCCGATTCGGTGCTGCCGGCAGAATAACTCGTCACGACGTCCACGCGTTCTGCAAAAGGGGATTGCAGGCCGATGGCCGAATCCGGCTCTGTCCGATCATAATGGCTCAGATAGGCTTCATCCAGCCAGTTCAACTTTTCCTCCATGTCCATGTCGCCATACAAATAGATGTAACTGTTGGACGGATGGTAGTACTTGGTGTGGAAATCCAGCAAACCCTGGTATGTAAGGTCCGGAATGGCATCGGGAATGCCGCCTGACTCGTTGGAGTATGTCGTATCCGGGAACAGGGAATTCAGCACCGCACGGCGCACGACGCGTTCCGGCGACGAGAAAGCACCCTTCATTTCGTTGTATACGACCCCGTTGTACGTTAACTCGTCTTCGGGGGAAGCCAGGTTGTAATTCCAGCCTTCCTGCAAAAATATTTTTTCGTTTTCATAAATGTTGGTGTTCAGTACCGCATCCAGATAGATGTCCATCAGATTGTGAAAATCATGCGCGTTTCGGCTCGCAATCGGATATACCGTTTTGTCCGGATACGTCATAGCGTTCAAGAATGTATTGAGTGAGCCTTTCAACAATTCTACAAAGGAATCTTTGGCCGGAAATTTCTTCGACCCGCAGAGCACCGAATGCTCCAAAATGTGCGGTACGCCCGTATCGTCGCTCGGCGGCGTTCTGAACCCGATATTAAACACCTTATTGTCATCCTCGTTGGACAGCAGCAAAATTCTGGCGCCCGACTTCGTATGTTCCAACAGATAGGCGTCCGCTTTGAGTTCCTCGATCCTGCGCTCCTGCAATACTTGGTAAGCCTGAAGATTTTTCAACATATACCGAGTCCTCCATCATCAGAAATGGTTTGTGCCTGTAAAAATCTCTGTAATTTATCCCGCAAGATAAAGGTAATTAATGACTATTTCCTCATTATACACGATCACTCGCCGTCTTCCTAACCGAGGTTTTTTCCCGACAGAACGCCGTCTTAGATCCTATGTTTGGAGGATTGCGATTATGAGATTAGCCTTCCGTACAGCTATTGCATCGGGCAACAGAAAAAATTTGCATACTGCTTGCTTCGATCCTAAAGTTCGCCCCCAATCCGCCACCAAAGAGAAATAATGCACTCGTTCCCTTTGAATCGGGAGAGTTCATTTCAAAATACAAAAAAAGGAAATCCCTTATGTATTAAGGGATTTCC contains the following coding sequences:
- the ung gene encoding uracil-DNA glycosylase, giving the protein MFGNDWDTVLQQEIEADYFNDIRYALAAEYKTQTVYPSKENLFSALKLTPYHKVKAVIIGQDPYHGAGQAHGLSFSVMPDVRIPPSLQNIYKELHADLGLPIPKHGYLVHWAEQGVLLLNAVLTVREGQPNSHQGLGWQRFTDAVIRALNERSEPMVFMLWGSHAQKKGAFINRDRHLVLQSAHPSPLAAHRGFFGSRPFSKANEFLSSHGVAPIDWSIPQI
- a CDS encoding TIGR00730 family Rossman fold protein, whose amino-acid sequence is MKRICVFAGSNPGRQPEYTEQAVQLGKLIASRGYALVYGGSRMGLMGAVANAVLEQGGEVIGVMPTGLFRGEIVHSGLTELVEVGTMHERKATMAELSDGFIALPGGMGTFEELFEVLCWAQIGIHRKPVGLLNVNGYYEPLMKMVEHSVHEGFSNTSHLSLWSLESDPADLLARMEAYVPAPLTQKWSELGAD
- a CDS encoding insulinase family protein, with protein sequence MLKNLQAYQVLQERRIEELKADAYLLEHTKSGARILLLSNEDDNKVFNIGFRTPPSDDTGVPHILEHSVLCGSKKFPAKDSFVELLKGSLNTFLNAMTYPDKTVYPIASRNAHDFHNLMDIYLDAVLNTNIYENEKIFLQEGWNYNLASPEDELTYNGVVYNEMKGAFSSPERVVRRAVLNSLFPDTTYSNESGGIPDAIPDLTYQGLLDFHTKYYHPSNSYIYLYGDMDMEEKLNWLDEAYLSHYDRTEPDSAIGLQSPFAERVDVVTSYSAGSTESETDNSFLTYNAVIGTTLDKELNISLEILLYALLNAPGAVLKQGLLDKGIAKDVYGSYDDSLYQPVLTIGLKKSNLESKQVFLDTVREVLERVVRDGIDPKALLAGINSYEFNHREADFGRMPKGLIYGLQTLQSWLYDDQAPFMYLEANEVYDALRTKMKEGYFEQLIQRYLLDNTHVSFVAVTPDKGLNLRKEEALKAKLKALQAGLSETEVQELVQRTQALADYQNAPSTKEQQQAIPTLSIEDIEPKASVLHQTLKQADGTTIVHHNLYTNGIGYLKLLFDVKSVPERLLPYVGLLKSVLGYVNTANHTFSDLSNEIHIHSGGISANVSASADAKQFNAYKANFEFSAKVLYSKLGFAFDMIEEIILTSKFDDSKRLYEIISQLKGQLQRSLINSGHSAAMGRSSAKHSAVASFREAVGGISFYQWLEEVQAHYEERKEELADRFRELTGIIFRPENLLVSYTADDEGYAGLEQRVSQLKGKLFTHDVPKEDAPFKPVNHKEGFKSPSEVQYVVQTGNFIAKGYRYTGSLRVLQGILSLDYLWTNIRAKGGAYGCMTGFRRNGDSYMASYRDPNLEKTFKVYEKMPQYLQQFKADEREMTRYIIGAIQELDTPRTPHGEGVFSLECYLSNVTEEDLQQERNEVLGTTESDIVGFAPLVSAILADQYRCVIGNENKIEEQRGLFDETLDLIRY